GCTGCCCAGCGTGGGCGCCGGGCACGTGCTGCGCGATCTGATCGCCTGCGGCGCGATCCCGACCGTCGTCCTCGATCAGATCTTCCGCCAGGACGCCAAGAGCTACATCGCCACTAACGCACACCGGATCAACCACGGCCAGATGCCGATCTTCGACAAAGACGCCACCGACTTCTTCCAGTTCCGCGTCGAGTCCGCCGAGGACGCCGCCGATCGCGTCGTCGACGTCGTCACGACGCGCATCCCGAAGCGCTTCGGCTTGGATCCGCTGGCCGACATCCAGGTCCTCACGCCCATGCACCGCGGCGCGGCCGGCGTGGCCGCGCTGAACGAGCGGCTGCAGGCGGCGCTGAACCCGCCGGGGCCGGGCAAGGGCGAGGTCCGCTGGGGCGGTCGCGCCTTCCGCACCGGCGACAAGGTGATGCAGGTCCGCAACAACTACGACAAGGACGTTTTCAACGGCGACATCGGCCGCGTCGTGATCGTCGACGCCGCCGCGCAGACCGTGACGCTCGACGTCGAGGGGACGCCGGTGGAGTACGCCTTCAGCGAGCTGGACGAGCTGACGCACGCCTTCGCGTGCAGCACGCACAAGAGCCAGGGCGCGGAGTACCCGTGCGTCGTCCTGGCCCTCGTGAAGGGCCACTACCTGCTGCTGCAGCGCAACCTGCTCTACACCGCGGTGACCCGCGCGCGGCGGCTGTGCGTGCTGGTGGCGGATGACGCGGCGGTGCGGCGGGCGGTGGGGAACGATCGGGTGGCGCGGCGGTGGACGGGGTTGGGGCGGCGGTTGGGGGGGCGGTGATCGGGCGAGCGGTTGAAGCTACAATGGCTTCAACGGACGTCGGCGGCCGATGTACGCTTTCGACAGACCGAGGAGGATCGCAATGTTGCACGTACTCGACCGAATGATTCAGTCCGATCCAGCCGTTCGAGGCGGTCAGCCACACATCACAGGCACGCGCATCTCGGTGGCGGATGTGGCCGTTCTTCACGTCCGCCTCGGGCAGAGCGCCGAGGAGATCGCCGGAACGTTCGCGCTCCCCCTTGCGGCCGTTCACGCGGCCCTGGCGTGGTACTTCGACGATCGGGCGGCGATCGACCGTTCGATCGCTGCGGACGAGGCGTTCGCGGAAGCGTTTCAGGCGCAGAACCCGTCGCTGCTCGCGGCGCGGCTGAGACGACTGCGGGATGAGTGAACGGATTTGATTCCACTTGGACGAGCACGTCGACCCGGCGGTTGCCCGGGGGCTGCGAAGCCATGGGATCGATGTCACAACGACGGTTGGAACCGGCTTGCGTACGTCAGCCGACGAAGCGCAGTTGGCATTCGCGGTGTCGGAGGGTCGAGTTCTGGTCACGCACGATGCCGGCTTCCTTCGCATGGCGAGCGCCGGTGCACGGCACACAGGGATTGCCTATTGCCACCGCACGGCGCGCACGATCGGGGAGATGATCCGGACGTTGATTCTGATGCACGAGGTGGTTGCCGCCGAAGAGATCGTCGATCGGGTGGAGTTCTTGTAGGGAGGATTCCTGCCGAACAAGGCGCATCCGCAACAAGCGCCGGGCGCTGAGACCGCACACCGTCGGCATCGGATATACACATATCGTGCGCGCCTACCCGCCGCGCCACAGCGTCGACAGCGTCCACCGGTCGTCCATACCGCACACGAGGAGCGTGGAATGCCAGCCATCACCGTCGGAACAGAGAACTCCACCAGCATCGATCTCTACTACGAGGATCACGGCTCCGGCCAGCCCGTCGTGCTGGTGCACGGCTGGCCGCTGAGCGGTCGCTCCTGGGAGAAGCAGCTGCCGGTTCTGCTCGAGGCCGGCTACCGCGTGATCACGTATGACCGGCGCGGATTCGGCGAGTCCAGCAAGCCGACATCGGGCTACGCGTACGACACGCTGGCCGGCGATCTGAACGCGCTCGTCGAGCACCTCGATCTTCGCGACGCGATCCTCGTTGGCTTTTCGATGGGGGGCGGGGAGGTGGCCCGCTATCT
The window above is part of the Candidatus Avedoeria danica genome. Proteins encoded here:
- a CDS encoding DUF433 domain-containing protein, producing the protein MLHVLDRMIQSDPAVRGGQPHITGTRISVADVAVLHVRLGQSAEEIAGTFALPLAAVHAALAWYFDDRAAIDRSIAADEAFAEAFQAQNPSLLAARLRRLRDE